A window of Candidatus Pantoea floridensis contains these coding sequences:
- the xylB gene encoding xylulokinase: MVIGIDLGTSGVKVVLLDAVGKVIAVASAPLEISRPQPLWSEQDPESWWQATDKAMQALGQQHDLSGVKAIGLSGQMHGATLLDSDNQVLRPAILWNDGRSGEQCRELEQRVPDARHITGNLMMPGFTAPKLLWVKQHEPQLFAQVAKVLLPKDYLRWRMSGDFASDMSDAAGTLWLDVARRDWSDVMLNACDLQRSQMPQLFEGNQITGSLLPDVATRWGMQAVPLVAGGGDNAAGAVGVGMVEPGQGMLSLGTSGVYFVVSDGYLSNPARAVHSFCHALPQRWHLMSVMLSAASCLDWAAALTGCESVPQLLAEAENARSDASPLWFLPYLSGERTPHNNPQAQGAFFGLTHQHGRPELARAVLEGVGFALAEGMDAVHECDVQPKTVMLIGGGARSAYWRQMLADISGLTLDYCHGGEVGPALGAARLAQLAIDADSEWPSLALAQRHQPDAARHQAYQPQRDKFARLYQQLKPLMS, from the coding sequence ATGGTTATCGGCATCGATTTGGGCACCTCCGGCGTGAAAGTGGTGTTGCTGGATGCAGTCGGCAAGGTGATTGCCGTGGCGAGTGCGCCGCTGGAGATCTCACGCCCGCAGCCGCTGTGGAGCGAACAGGATCCGGAAAGCTGGTGGCAGGCGACAGATAAAGCCATGCAGGCGCTGGGGCAGCAGCACGATCTCAGCGGCGTTAAGGCGATTGGCCTGAGCGGCCAGATGCACGGTGCTACCTTGCTGGATAGCGATAATCAGGTGCTGCGCCCGGCGATTTTATGGAATGACGGGCGCAGCGGCGAGCAGTGCCGCGAGCTGGAGCAGCGCGTGCCGGATGCGCGTCACATCACCGGCAATCTGATGATGCCCGGCTTTACCGCGCCCAAGCTGCTGTGGGTGAAACAGCATGAGCCGCAGCTGTTTGCGCAGGTGGCTAAGGTGCTGTTGCCGAAAGATTATCTGCGCTGGCGTATGAGCGGTGACTTCGCCAGCGATATGTCGGATGCGGCGGGAACCCTGTGGCTGGATGTGGCACGGCGTGACTGGAGCGATGTGATGCTCAACGCCTGTGATTTGCAGCGCAGCCAGATGCCGCAGCTGTTTGAGGGCAATCAGATCACCGGCAGCTTATTGCCGGATGTTGCCACGCGCTGGGGTATGCAAGCCGTACCGCTGGTGGCGGGCGGTGGCGATAATGCGGCGGGCGCCGTGGGTGTTGGTATGGTCGAGCCGGGACAAGGCATGCTTTCACTTGGCACATCCGGTGTTTATTTCGTAGTGAGCGACGGCTATCTCAGCAATCCAGCGCGTGCCGTGCACAGCTTCTGCCATGCGCTGCCACAGCGCTGGCATTTGATGTCAGTAATGTTAAGCGCTGCGTCCTGCCTCGATTGGGCGGCGGCGCTGACCGGCTGCGAGAGTGTGCCGCAGCTGCTGGCCGAAGCAGAAAACGCGCGGAGCGATGCCTCGCCGCTGTGGTTCCTGCCGTATCTCTCTGGTGAGCGGACGCCGCACAACAATCCGCAGGCGCAGGGCGCATTCTTTGGTTTAACGCATCAACATGGCCGACCGGAGCTGGCGCGCGCGGTGCTGGAAGGCGTGGGTTTTGCATTGGCTGAAGGCATGGATGCGGTGCACGAGTGTGATGTGCAGCCAAAAACCGTGATGCTGATTGGCGGCGGCGCGCGTAGTGCATACTGGCGGCAGATGTTGGCCGATATTAGCGGGCTGACGCTGGATTATTGTCACGGCGGCGAAGTCGGCCCGGCGCTGGGTGCGGCGAGATTAGCGCAGCTGGCAATTGATGCAGATAGCGAATGGCCGTCGCTGGCGTTGGCGCAGCGGCATCAGCCCGATGCGGCGCGTCATCAGGCCTATCAGCCGCAGCGCGACAAGTTTGCGCGCTTGTATCAGCAGTTAAAGCCGTTGATGTCTTAA
- the xylA gene encoding xylose isomerase codes for MHAYFDQLDRVRYEGTATHNPLAFRHYNPEEVILGKTMAEHLRFAACYWHTFCWNGADMFGVGAFDRPWQKQGDALTLAQQKADVAFEFFQKLNVPYYCFHDVDVSPEGDSLQRYRENFAVMTDKLLQKQQETGVKLLWGTANCFTHPRYGAGAATNPDPEIFAWAATQVCSAMQATQTLGGENYVLWGGREGYETLLNTDLRQEREQIGRFMQMVVEHKHKIGFNGMLLIEPKPQEPTKHQYDYDVATVYGFLKQFGLEKEIKVNVEANHATLAGHSFHHEIATAIALGIFGSVDANRGDAQCGWDTDQFPISVEENALVLYEIIKAGGFTTGGLNFDAKVRRQSTDKYDLFYGHIGAMDTMALALKVAARMVADGELDKRVAQRYSGWNGEFGQQILKGEFSLAALAEQAEQQQFNPQHRSGRQEQLENLVNHYLFDF; via the coding sequence ATGCACGCCTATTTCGACCAGCTTGACCGCGTTCGTTATGAAGGGACCGCAACGCATAATCCGCTGGCGTTCCGCCATTACAACCCAGAAGAAGTGATCCTGGGGAAAACCATGGCTGAGCATCTGCGTTTTGCGGCCTGTTACTGGCACACTTTCTGCTGGAATGGCGCGGATATGTTTGGCGTTGGCGCATTTGATCGCCCCTGGCAGAAGCAGGGCGATGCGCTCACGCTGGCGCAGCAAAAGGCGGATGTCGCTTTTGAATTTTTCCAGAAGCTGAACGTGCCCTATTACTGCTTCCATGATGTAGATGTCTCTCCGGAAGGCGACTCGCTGCAACGCTATCGAGAGAACTTTGCCGTCATGACGGATAAGTTGCTGCAAAAGCAGCAGGAAACCGGCGTGAAGTTGCTGTGGGGAACCGCAAACTGCTTCACTCATCCGCGCTACGGCGCCGGGGCGGCCACCAATCCGGATCCGGAAATTTTTGCCTGGGCGGCGACTCAGGTGTGCAGTGCGATGCAGGCGACACAAACCCTTGGCGGCGAAAATTATGTGTTATGGGGCGGCCGCGAAGGTTATGAAACCTTGCTGAATACCGACCTACGCCAGGAGCGCGAGCAGATTGGCCGGTTTATGCAGATGGTGGTGGAACATAAGCACAAAATCGGTTTCAACGGCATGTTGCTGATTGAGCCGAAGCCACAGGAGCCTACAAAACATCAGTATGATTATGATGTGGCGACGGTTTATGGCTTCCTGAAGCAGTTTGGGCTGGAGAAAGAGATTAAGGTGAATGTGGAGGCTAACCACGCCACGCTGGCGGGCCACTCGTTCCACCACGAAATTGCTACCGCTATCGCGCTCGGTATTTTTGGTTCGGTAGATGCAAACCGCGGTGATGCTCAATGCGGCTGGGACACCGACCAATTCCCCATCAGCGTCGAAGAGAACGCTCTGGTGCTGTACGAAATTATCAAAGCGGGCGGATTTACCACCGGCGGCTTAAACTTTGATGCCAAAGTGCGGCGTCAGAGCACGGATAAATATGATCTGTTCTATGGCCATATCGGGGCGATGGATACGATGGCGCTGGCATTAAAAGTTGCGGCACGCATGGTAGCGGATGGCGAGCTGGATAAGCGCGTAGCACAGCGTTATAGCGGCTGGAACGGGGAGTTTGGTCAGCAGATTCTGAAAGGAGAGTTCTCACTTGCAGCGCTGGCAGAGCAAGCAGAGCAACAACAGTTCAATCCACAACATCGCAGTGGCCGTCAGGAACAGCTGGAAAACCTGGTGAATCACTATCTGTTTGATTTTTAA
- the xylF gene encoding D-xylose ABC transporter substrate-binding protein — MKIKHSLLAACAALALFSHAGSAKEVKIGMAIDDLRLERWQKDRDIFVKQAESMGAKVFVQSANGNEETQMSQIENMINRGVDVLVIIPYNGQVLSNVVAEAKREGIKVLAYDRMINNADIDFYISFDNEKVGELQAESIVKQVPKGNYFLMGGSPVDNNARLFRAGQMKVLKPYIDNGSIKVVGDQWVDAWLPENALKIMENALTANGNHIDAVVASNDATAGGAIQALSAQGLSGKVAISGQDADLAAIKRIMNGTQTMTVYKPITELATEAAKIAVQLGDNQQPTSNGKLNNGLKDVPSLLLKPISVNKDNIESTVVKDGFHKQSEL; from the coding sequence ATGAAGATAAAACATTCACTGTTAGCCGCCTGCGCAGCACTGGCTCTGTTTAGTCATGCTGGTAGTGCTAAAGAAGTAAAAATCGGTATGGCCATTGATGATTTACGCCTGGAACGTTGGCAGAAAGACCGCGATATCTTTGTTAAACAAGCTGAATCTATGGGCGCCAAAGTGTTTGTGCAATCGGCAAACGGCAATGAAGAAACCCAGATGTCGCAAATTGAGAATATGATAAATCGCGGCGTCGATGTGTTAGTCATCATCCCTTATAACGGCCAGGTTTTAAGTAATGTCGTGGCAGAAGCGAAACGTGAAGGTATTAAAGTTCTGGCCTATGACCGCATGATTAATAACGCTGACATTGATTTTTATATCTCTTTTGATAATGAAAAGGTTGGCGAGTTGCAGGCTGAAAGCATTGTGAAACAGGTACCAAAAGGGAATTATTTTCTAATGGGGGGTTCGCCCGTTGATAATAATGCTCGCCTGTTCCGCGCAGGTCAGATGAAAGTGTTAAAACCTTATATTGATAATGGCAGTATTAAAGTGGTGGGCGATCAGTGGGTTGATGCCTGGCTGCCGGAAAATGCCCTGAAAATTATGGAAAATGCGTTAACCGCTAACGGTAACCATATTGATGCCGTTGTGGCCTCAAATGATGCCACCGCCGGGGGGGCGATTCAGGCGCTTAGTGCGCAGGGGCTTTCGGGCAAGGTTGCCATCTCCGGGCAGGATGCCGATCTTGCCGCTATCAAACGCATTATGAACGGCACACAAACCATGACGGTTTATAAACCCATCACAGAGCTTGCCACCGAAGCAGCCAAAATCGCCGTGCAACTGGGTGACAATCAACAGCCGACCAGCAACGGCAAACTCAATAATGGCCTTAAAGATGTGCCATCCCTTCTACTGAAACCGATCTCCGTAAACAAAGACAATATTGAAAGCACAGTTGTTAAAGATGGCTTCCACAAGCAAAGCGAACTTTAA
- a CDS encoding xylose ABC transporter ATP-binding protein, whose amino-acid sequence MSMLLEMNHITKRFGTVKALDDVSLRLEAGEVMSLCGENGSGKSTLMKILCGLYPHGDFDGTIQFAGDEIQAQTIRDTERKGIVIIHQELALVRQLTVMENIFLGAELSRFGMVDDEIMTLRCQQLLERVKLHVSPDTRVGELGLGQQQLVEIARALNKQVRLLILDEPTSSLTEQETGVLLSIIQNLREHGIACIYISHKLNEVKAISDTICVIRDGQHIATRPAAGLSEDDIITMMVGRELTALYPHTPHEMGDTVLQVENLTAWHPINRHVRRVNNVSFSLKRGEILGIAGLVGAGRTETVQCLFGVWPGRWQGDIFINGKKAHIRDCRSAIAHGIAMVPEDRKKDGIVSLMGVGKNITLAALEQFTPRLSILDEAQEQQAINQAITRLRVKTSSPELPIGRLSGGNQQKAILAKCLLLNPQILILDEPTRGIDVGARQEIYLLINALVQQGIAVIVISSELPEVLGLSDRVLVMHEGQIKADLINDNLTQEQVMEAALRSEHYA is encoded by the coding sequence ATGTCGATGTTGCTGGAAATGAACCATATCACAAAGCGTTTCGGCACGGTGAAAGCACTGGATGACGTTAGCCTGCGGCTGGAAGCAGGTGAAGTGATGTCACTGTGCGGTGAAAACGGCTCAGGAAAATCGACACTGATGAAGATCCTGTGCGGGCTTTATCCACACGGTGACTTCGACGGCACTATCCAGTTTGCAGGTGATGAAATCCAGGCGCAGACCATTCGTGATACCGAGCGCAAAGGGATTGTGATTATTCATCAAGAGCTGGCGCTGGTGCGACAACTGACGGTCATGGAGAATATTTTCCTCGGTGCGGAGCTGAGCCGCTTTGGCATGGTGGATGATGAAATCATGACGTTGCGCTGCCAGCAGTTGCTGGAGCGAGTCAAACTCCATGTCTCACCTGACACGCGCGTCGGCGAACTGGGATTAGGCCAACAGCAGCTGGTGGAGATTGCGCGCGCCCTGAATAAACAGGTGCGCCTGTTGATTCTCGATGAACCAACCTCTTCGCTCACGGAACAGGAAACCGGGGTTCTCCTTAGCATCATCCAGAACCTGCGCGAACATGGCATCGCCTGTATTTACATCTCGCACAAGCTCAACGAAGTGAAGGCGATTTCAGACACCATCTGCGTAATCCGCGATGGCCAGCATATCGCCACCCGTCCTGCCGCTGGCCTGAGCGAGGATGACATTATTACCATGATGGTGGGCCGAGAATTAACTGCACTCTATCCTCACACTCCACATGAAATGGGTGACACCGTGTTGCAGGTTGAGAATCTCACCGCCTGGCATCCCATCAACCGTCATGTTCGAAGGGTAAATAATGTCTCTTTCAGCCTGAAACGTGGCGAAATCCTTGGCATCGCCGGTCTGGTGGGTGCGGGCCGAACAGAAACCGTGCAGTGCTTATTTGGCGTTTGGCCGGGCCGCTGGCAGGGAGACATCTTTATCAACGGGAAGAAGGCCCACATCCGCGACTGCCGCAGCGCCATTGCCCATGGCATTGCGATGGTGCCCGAAGATCGTAAAAAGGATGGGATTGTTTCACTAATGGGCGTGGGTAAAAACATCACCCTTGCCGCCCTGGAACAATTCACACCACGACTTTCCATCCTGGACGAAGCGCAGGAGCAGCAAGCGATCAATCAGGCCATTACGCGCCTGCGGGTGAAAACCTCGTCGCCGGAGCTGCCGATTGGTCGCCTGAGCGGCGGGAACCAACAGAAGGCAATTCTCGCCAAATGCCTGCTGCTCAATCCGCAGATTTTAATTCTTGATGAGCCAACGCGCGGCATTGATGTCGGCGCACGCCAGGAGATCTATCTGCTGATCAATGCGCTGGTGCAGCAAGGGATTGCCGTGATTGTTATTTCTTCGGAGTTGCCCGAGGTGCTGGGGCTGAGCGATCGGGTTTTGGTGATGCATGAAGGACAAATCAAAGCCGATCTGATTAACGATAACCTGACTCAGGAGCAGGTGATGGAAGCCGCCCTGCGGAGTGAACATTATGCTTAA
- the xylH gene encoding xylose ABC transporter permease XylH — translation MLKTESTQRGFTTPGKGAPGRFALPDLQVLVMLGAIVLIALFFTWTTDGAWLSARNVSNLLRQTAITGILAVGMVFVIISAEIDLSVGSMMGLLGGAAAIFDVWLGWPLPLTIVVTLVMGLLLGTWNGWWVAYRKVPSFIVTLAGMLAFRGILVGITDGTTVAPTSPAMSQIGQSYLPGGIGFGFGFAGLALFILWQWRLRLRRQKLGLTQASVSGALVRQAITAILVLGAIWLLNDYRGVPTPVLLLALLLLGGMFMATRTAFGRRIYAIGGNLDAARLSGINVARTKLAVFAINGVMVAIAGLILSSRLGAGSPSAGNIAELDAIAACVIGGTSLAGGVGSVAGAVIGAFIMASLDNGMSMMDVPTFWQYIVKGAILLLAVWMDTATRRRM, via the coding sequence ATGCTTAAGACCGAAAGTACACAACGCGGTTTCACTACACCCGGTAAAGGCGCGCCGGGGAGATTCGCACTGCCTGATCTACAGGTACTGGTGATGCTGGGTGCGATTGTGCTGATTGCTCTGTTCTTTACCTGGACCACCGACGGGGCGTGGCTCAGCGCCCGGAATGTTTCCAATCTGCTGCGCCAGACTGCCATTACCGGCATTCTTGCGGTCGGCATGGTGTTTGTCATTATCTCCGCAGAAATCGATCTCTCGGTCGGATCAATGATGGGTTTGCTCGGCGGTGCAGCAGCCATTTTTGACGTCTGGCTCGGTTGGCCTCTGCCACTGACTATTGTCGTAACGCTGGTAATGGGGTTGCTACTTGGCACCTGGAACGGCTGGTGGGTAGCCTATCGCAAAGTGCCTTCCTTTATCGTCACGCTGGCGGGGATGCTGGCGTTTCGTGGCATTCTGGTGGGCATCACCGACGGCACAACGGTTGCGCCGACCAGCCCAGCCATGTCACAAATTGGGCAAAGCTATCTGCCTGGCGGTATTGGTTTCGGATTCGGCTTTGCGGGTCTTGCGTTATTTATTCTCTGGCAATGGCGTTTACGTCTGCGCCGTCAAAAGCTGGGCCTGACGCAGGCCTCAGTCAGTGGTGCGCTGGTACGGCAGGCCATTACCGCCATTTTGGTGCTGGGCGCGATCTGGCTGCTGAACGATTATCGCGGCGTACCTACGCCCGTACTGTTATTAGCCCTGCTACTGCTGGGCGGAATGTTTATGGCAACCCGTACTGCATTTGGCCGCCGGATCTATGCCATAGGCGGCAATCTTGATGCCGCGCGTCTCTCCGGAATTAATGTGGCCCGCACCAAGCTGGCTGTTTTCGCGATCAATGGCGTTATGGTGGCGATTGCTGGTTTGATTTTGAGTTCACGCCTGGGTGCGGGTTCACCTTCAGCGGGCAACATAGCTGAACTGGATGCCATCGCCGCCTGTGTCATCGGCGGCACCAGCCTCGCGGGCGGGGTGGGTTCCGTGGCCGGCGCGGTAATAGGCGCCTTTATCATGGCTTCACTTGATAACGGCATGAGCATGATGGATGTCCCGACCTTCTGGCAGTACATCGTTAAGGGCGCGATTCTGCTGCTCGCGGTATGGATGGACACTGCGACGCGACGCCGGATGTAA
- the xylR gene encoding D-xylose utilization transcriptional activator XylR (D-xylose enhances binding of XylR to the xyl promoter and activates transcription.): MHEKRFRITLLFNANKVYDRQVVEGVGEYLQASQTDWDIFIEEDFRCRIDNIREWLGDGVIADYDDPSIEKLLANVSVPIVGVGGSYHQQQDYPPVHYIATDNAALVESAFLHLKEKGINRFAFYGLPAASGKRWAQEREYAFRQLVSRERYQGVVYQGMETAPENWQHAQNRLADWLQTLPPQTGIIAVTDARARHLLQACEYLKIPVPEKLTVIGIDNEELTRYLSRVALSSVAQGSRQMGYQAAKLLHRLLDKHSLELQRILVPPVKVIARRSTDYRSLHDPAVIQAMHYIRFNACKGIKVEQVLDAIGISRSNLEKRFRDETGDTIHAMIHREKLEKARELLACSSMSINEISQMCGYPSLQYFYSVFKKSYANTPKEYRQLHGENVL; encoded by the coding sequence ATGCATGAGAAACGTTTTCGCATTACGTTACTGTTCAACGCCAACAAGGTTTATGACCGCCAGGTGGTTGAAGGTGTTGGTGAATATTTACAGGCGTCGCAGACGGACTGGGACATCTTTATAGAAGAGGATTTTCGCTGCCGTATCGACAACATTCGCGAATGGCTGGGCGATGGCGTAATCGCCGATTACGACGATCCTTCCATTGAAAAATTGCTGGCGAATGTGTCGGTACCGATTGTGGGTGTTGGAGGATCTTATCATCAGCAACAGGACTATCCGCCCGTTCATTATATCGCCACCGATAATGCCGCGCTGGTGGAGAGTGCCTTCTTACATTTAAAAGAAAAAGGCATTAACCGCTTCGCCTTTTATGGCCTGCCCGCCGCCAGCGGCAAACGCTGGGCACAGGAGCGTGAATATGCTTTTCGCCAGCTGGTATCGCGCGAGCGCTATCAGGGGGTGGTTTATCAGGGAATGGAAACGGCACCGGAAAATTGGCAGCACGCACAAAACCGTTTGGCAGACTGGCTGCAAACGCTGCCACCACAAACCGGCATCATCGCCGTCACCGATGCCCGTGCACGACACCTTCTGCAGGCCTGTGAATACCTGAAAATTCCAGTGCCGGAAAAGCTCACCGTAATTGGCATCGACAACGAAGAGTTGACGCGTTATCTATCGCGCGTGGCGCTCTCATCGGTCGCGCAGGGATCGCGCCAGATGGGTTATCAGGCAGCAAAACTGCTGCATCGCCTGCTGGATAAGCACTCTTTGGAACTGCAACGCATTCTGGTGCCGCCGGTGAAAGTGATTGCGCGTCGCTCCACCGATTACCGCTCCTTACACGATCCCGCCGTCATTCAGGCGATGCATTACATCCGTTTTAACGCCTGTAAAGGCATCAAGGTTGAGCAGGTTCTCGACGCCATCGGTATTTCACGCTCTAACCTGGAAAAACGCTTCCGCGACGAAACCGGCGATACCATCCACGCCATGATCCATCGGGAAAAACTGGAGAAAGCGCGCGAGTTGCTGGCGTGTTCTTCAATGAGCATCAATGAGATCTCGCAAATGTGCGGTTATCCTTCGCTGCAATACTTCTATTCGGTGTTTAAAAAGAGTTATGCCAATACGCCAAAGGAGTATCGGCAACTTCACGGCGAAAATGTGTTGTGA
- a CDS encoding VasL domain-containing protein codes for MGHALAAAGSRSHGNPQWFESAPVTAAALPPPQDLIAQTQQQLARLDTLPPDLIIGYGWQLVEQAQVLWPEQAKSLARQPRTDRVAKQIWGYQKRAHNFTPPLAPPNVY; via the coding sequence ATGGGGCACGCTCTGGCCGCAGCCGGTTCACGCTCGCATGGAAATCCTCAGTGGTTTGAGTCAGCGCCTGTAACAGCGGCTGCGCTCCCTCCACCGCAGGATCTTATCGCCCAGACACAGCAGCAGCTTGCCCGGCTGGATACATTGCCTCCTGACTTGATTATTGGTTACGGTTGGCAGCTCGTAGAACAGGCTCAGGTGTTGTGGCCGGAGCAGGCTAAATCCCTGGCGCGGCAGCCTAGGACTGATCGAGTGGCAAAACAGATTTGGGGGTATCAAAAAAGAGCTCACAATTTTACCCCCCCTTTAGCACCCCCAAATGTTTATTGA
- a CDS encoding 3'-5' exonuclease yields the protein MAKLMTSLTLCSGRMTHGERRVAQRLESHLGEDCLIWYDIPVGREYRHPDFVIIDPVNGLIFLEVKDWKLSTFQHIDPQTVTLLTAQGEKQEQNPLVQVREYACATVESLSREPKLQQNTGLYKGKLNIAWAYGVVFTNITRQQLTSLSTDGAVESIFPRALTICQDEMTESVSLSTFRSKISGLFTTRFRPAVTPVVRDILRQHLFPEIAIRTKKKSNQVCRVMDLQQEVLARNLGEGHRVIHGVAGSGKTLILLYRCLYLSETTTRPVLVLCFNIILANYIRECIAERGLSGKVHVYHFHDWCANAARKFKLNVSREGLYFDNCFDALENAVNSGAVTDSGYDAVLVDEGHDFDQRWLSLIARLFDNTTRSLLLMYDDAQSLYRRERALNFSLASVGIQAQGRTSVLRVNYRNPCRILNFAYAFSRDYFESHHNQELPLVLPEACGEEGDIPDIELCQSEAEEARRVVAWLKEQHAIACRWGDMAVVCPTRYSADRLTVLLNQHKIPTAVSFTSGDKKAYSHRDDVVHLMTFQSSKGLEFPYVAVINASFVHKAAADESEAIPALYVAFTRATRSLLVTCYKENSISRQLTKFAGVDLLGQPDDYA from the coding sequence ATGGCGAAATTAATGACGTCTCTGACGCTATGTTCCGGGAGAATGACGCACGGGGAGCGACGCGTAGCCCAGCGCCTTGAGTCACATCTCGGGGAGGACTGCCTTATCTGGTATGACATTCCGGTGGGGCGGGAATACAGGCATCCTGACTTTGTTATCATCGATCCCGTCAACGGCCTTATTTTTCTTGAAGTCAAAGACTGGAAGCTGAGCACCTTTCAGCATATTGACCCGCAGACGGTTACTCTCCTGACTGCGCAGGGAGAAAAGCAGGAACAAAATCCGCTGGTACAGGTCAGGGAGTATGCCTGTGCGACCGTCGAATCGTTATCCCGTGAGCCGAAACTGCAGCAAAATACCGGCCTGTACAAAGGTAAACTTAATATTGCCTGGGCTTATGGTGTTGTTTTTACCAATATCACCCGCCAGCAACTGACCTCCCTCTCAACCGACGGGGCGGTAGAATCCATATTTCCCCGGGCACTGACGATTTGTCAGGATGAAATGACTGAGTCTGTTTCTTTATCTACTTTTCGTTCTAAAATTTCCGGATTGTTTACTACCCGGTTCAGACCGGCAGTCACTCCGGTTGTCAGGGATATTCTCCGACAGCACCTGTTCCCGGAGATTGCCATTCGGACAAAGAAAAAGAGTAATCAGGTCTGCAGGGTAATGGACCTGCAACAGGAGGTTCTTGCCCGAAACCTCGGGGAAGGGCACCGCGTCATACACGGCGTGGCGGGTTCTGGTAAGACGCTCATTTTGCTCTACCGCTGTCTGTATCTTTCAGAAACGACAACGCGTCCTGTATTAGTGCTCTGTTTTAATATTATCCTGGCAAACTATATCCGTGAATGCATTGCTGAAAGAGGGCTGTCGGGGAAAGTGCACGTGTATCATTTCCACGACTGGTGCGCGAATGCTGCCCGAAAATTCAAACTCAATGTGAGCCGGGAAGGGCTGTACTTTGATAATTGCTTTGACGCTCTGGAAAATGCGGTTAACAGCGGAGCCGTGACGGACAGTGGTTATGATGCCGTGCTGGTCGATGAGGGGCATGATTTTGACCAGCGCTGGCTTTCGCTCATTGCTCGCCTGTTTGATAACACAACCCGTTCACTATTACTGATGTACGATGACGCGCAGTCGCTGTACCGACGTGAGAGAGCACTTAACTTCTCGCTGGCGAGTGTGGGTATCCAGGCTCAGGGGCGCACGTCTGTACTTAGGGTCAACTATCGTAACCCCTGCCGCATACTCAATTTCGCTTACGCCTTCTCACGTGACTATTTTGAAAGTCATCATAATCAGGAGCTCCCTCTGGTGCTGCCGGAAGCCTGCGGAGAAGAGGGGGATATTCCTGATATTGAATTATGCCAGTCTGAAGCGGAGGAGGCCCGTCGTGTAGTGGCATGGCTGAAGGAGCAACACGCGATTGCATGCCGCTGGGGAGATATGGCGGTAGTGTGCCCGACGCGTTATTCAGCAGACAGGCTCACCGTATTGCTGAATCAGCATAAGATACCCACCGCCGTCAGCTTTACCTCCGGGGATAAAAAAGCCTATTCACATCGTGACGATGTTGTACACCTCATGACCTTCCAGAGCAGTAAAGGTCTTGAATTTCCTTACGTTGCCGTCATCAATGCGTCTTTTGTTCATAAAGCAGCGGCGGATGAGTCGGAAGCTATCCCGGCGCTTTACGTGGCTTTTACCCGAGCGACTCGTTCGCTGCTGGTGACATGCTACAAAGAAAACAGCATCAGTCGTCAACTGACAAAATTTGCCGGCGTAGATCTACTGGGGCAACCGGATGACTATGCATAA